The Oncorhynchus mykiss isolate Arlee chromosome Y, USDA_OmykA_1.1, whole genome shotgun sequence genomic sequence AAACACAGGGTTTGGTCAGTATGATTGGGACCAGTGGACTGTAAACACAGGGTTTGGTCAGTATGATTGGGACCAGTGGACTGTAAACACAGGGTTTGGTCAGTATGATTGGGACCAGTGGACTGTAAACACAGGGTTTGGTCAATATGATTGGGACCAGTGGACTGTAAACACAGGGTTTGGTCAGTATGATTGGGACCAGTGGACTGTAAACACAGGGTTTGGTCAATATGATTGGGACCAGTGGACTGTAAACACAGGGTTTGGTCAGTATGATTGGGACCAGTGGACTGTAAACACAGGGTTTGGTCAATATGATTGGGACCAGTGGACTGTAAACACAGGGTTTGGTCAGTATGATTGGGACCAGTGGACTGTAAACACAGGGTTTGGTCAGTATGATTGGGACCAGTGGACTGTAAACACAGGGTTTGGTCAGTATGATTGGGACCAGTGGACTGTAAACACAGGGTTTGGTCAGTATGATTGGGACCAGTGGACTGTAAACACAGGGTTTGGTCAATATGATTGGGACCAGTGGACTGTAAACACAGGGTTTGGTCAGTATGATTGGGACCAGTGAACTGTAAACACAGGGTTTGGTCAATATGATTGGGACCAGGGAACTGTAAACACAGGGTTTGGTCAGTATGATTGGGACCAGTGGACTGTAAACACAGGGTTTGGTCAATATGATTGGGACCAGTGGACTGTAAACACAGGGTTTGGTCAGTATGATTGGGACCAGTGGACAGTAAACACAGGGTTTGGTCAGTATGATTGGGACCAGTGGACTGTAAACACAGGGTTTGGTCAATATGATTGGGACCAGTGGACTGTAAACACAGGGTTTGGTCAGTATGATTGGGACCAGTGGACTGTAAACACAGGGTTTGGTCAGTATGATTGGGACCAGTGGACTGTAAACACAGGGTTTGGTCAATATGATTGGGACCAGTGGACTGTAAACACAGGGTTTGGTCAATATGATTGGGACCAGTGGACTGTAAACACAGGGTTTGGTCAGTATGATTGGGACCAGTGGACTGTAAACACAGGGTTTGGTCAGTATGATTGGGACCAGTGGACTGTAAACACAGGGTTTGGTCACTATGATTGGGACCAGTGGACTGTAAACACAGGGTTTGGTCAATATGATTGGGACCAGTGGACTGTAAACACAGGGTTTGGTCAGTATGATTGGGACCAGTGGACTGTAAACACAGGGTTTGGTCAGTATGATTGGGACCAGTGGACTGTAAACACAGGGTTTGGTCAGTATGATTGGGACCAGTGGACTGTAAACACAGGGTTTGGTCAGTATGATTGGGACCAGTGGACTGTAAACACAGGGTTTGGTCAGTATGATTGGGACCAGTGGACTGTAAACACAGGGTTTGGTCAGTATGATTGGGACCAGTGGACTGTAAACACAGGGTTTGGTCAATATGATTGGGACCAGTGGACTGTAAACACAGGGTTTGGTCAGTATGATTGGGACCAGTGGACTGTAAACACAGGGTTTGGTCAGTATGATTGGGACCAGTGGACTGTAAACACAGGGTTTGGTCAGTATGATTGGGACCAGTGGACTGTAAACACAGGGTTTGGTCAGTATGATTGGGACCAGTGGACTGTAAACACAGGGTTTGGTCAATATGATTGGGACCAGTGGACTGTAAACACAGGGTTTGGTCAGTATGATTGGGACCAGTGGACTGTAAACACAGGGTTTGGTCAATATGATTGGGACCAGTGGACTGTAAACACAGGGTTTGGTCAATATGATTGGGACCAGTGGACTGTAAACACAGGGTTTGGTCAGTATGATTGGGACCAGTGGACTGTAAACACAGGGTTTGGTCAGTATGATTGGGACCAGTGGACTGTAAACACAGGGTTTGGTCAGTATGATTGGGACCAGTGGACTGTAAACACAGGGTTTGGTCAGTATGATTGGGACCAGTGGACTGTAAACACAGGGTTTGGTCAGTATGATTGGGACCAGTGGACTGTAAACACAGGGTTTGGTCAGTATGATTGGGACCAGTGGACTGTAAACACAGGGTTTGGTCAGTATGATTGGGACCAGTGGACTGTAAACACAGGGTTTGGTCAGTATGATTGGGACCAGTGGACTGTAAACACAGGGTTTGGTCAGTATGATTGGGACCAGTGGACTGTAAACACAGGGTTTGGTCAGTATGATTGGGACCAGTGGACTGTAAACACAGGGTTTGGTCAGTATGATTGGGACCAGTGGACTGTAAACACAGGGTTTGGTCAATATGATTGGGACCAGTGGACTGTAAACACAGGGTTTGGTCAGTATGATTGGGACCAGTGGACTGTAAACACAGGGTTTGGTCAATATGATTGGGACCAGTGGACTGTAAACACAGGGTTTGGTCAATATGATTGGGACCAGTGGACTGTAAACACAGGGTTTGGTCAGTATGATTGGGACCAGTGGACTGTAAACACAGGGTTTGGTCAGTATGATTGGGACCAGTGGACTGTAAACACAGGGTTTGGTCAGTATGATTGGGACCAGTGGACTGTAAACACAGGGTTTGGTCAGTATGATTGGGACCAGTGGACTGTAAACACAGGGTTTGGTCAGTATGATTGGGACCAGTGGACTGTAAACACAGGGTTTGGTCAATATGATTGGGACCAGTGGACTGTAAACACAGGGTTTGGTCAGTATGATTGGGACCAGTGGACTGTAAACACAGGGTTTGGTCAATATGATTGGGACCAGTGGACTGTAAACACAGGGTTTGGTCAGTATGATTGGGACCAGTGGACTGTAAACACAGGGTTTGGTCAGTATGATTGGGACCAGTGGACTGTAAACACAGGGTTTGGTCAGTATGATTGGGACCAGTGGACTGTAAACACAAGTAAAcacagtttacccaccttttaTTTTGAGAGCGTTACTTTTTTCACGGCGGCCCGGCGATCAGAGTTTACCCACATCTTTCtcttaccactacatcactgattGGGACCTTACAATGATGATTTAAGAGTCGACCTACCCCATATCTTATTAATAGCTTACAGGAGCAAGATCGTCAGACTCATGTTCAGATTTTCAGCCTTGTAtagttcccaagaaagctaaggtaactgagctaaacgactaccgccccgtagcactcacatccgtcatcatgaagtgctttgagagactagtcaaggaccatatcacctccaccctacctgacaccctagacccactccaatttgcttaccgcccaaataggtccacagacgatgcaatctcaaccacactgcacactgccctaacccatctggacaagaggaatacctatgtgagaatgctgttcatcgactacagctcggcattcaacaccatagtaccctccaagctcgtcatcaagctcgagaccctgggtctcgaccccgccctgtgcaactgggtactggacttcctgacgggccgcccccaggtggtgagggtaggcaacaacatctcctccccgctgatcctcaacactggggccccacaaggttgcgttctgagccctctcctgtactccctgttcacccacgactgcgtggccacgcacgcctccaactcaatcatcaagtttgcggacgacacaacagtggtaggcttgattaccaacaacgatgagacggcctacagggaggaggtgagggccctcggagtgtggtgtcaggaaaacaacctcacactcaacgtcaacaaaactaaggagatgattgtggacttcaggaaacagcagagggaacacccccctatccacatcgatggaacagtagtggagagggtagcaagttttaagttcctcggcatacacatcacagacaaactgaattggtccactcacacagacagcatcgtgaagaaggcgcagcagcgcctcttcaacctcaggaggctgaagaaattcggcttgtcaccaaaagcactcacaaacttctacagatgcacaatcgagagcatcctggcgggctgtatcaccgcctggtatggcaactgcaccgccctcaaccgtaaggctctccagagggtagtgaggtctgcacaacgcatcaccgggggcaaactacctgccctccaggacacctacaccacccgatgtcacaggaaggccataaagatcatcaaggacatcaaccacccgagccactgcctgttcaccccgctatcatccagaaggcgaggtcagtacaggtgcatcaaagctgggaccgagagactgaaaaacagcttctatctcaaggccatcagactgttaaacagccaccactaacactgagtggctgctgccaacacactgacactgactcaactccagccactttaataatgggaattgatgggaaatgatgtaaatatatcactagccactttaaacaatgctaccttatataaatgttacttaccctacattattcatctcatatgtatacgtatatactgtactctatagcatcgacggtatccttatgtaatacatgtatcactagccactttatactatactatgccactttgtttacatactcatctcatttgtacatactgtacccgataccatctactgtatcttgcctatgctgctctgtaccatcactcattcatatatccttatgtacatattctttatccccttacactgtgtacaagacagtagttttggaattgttagttagattacttgttattactgcattgtcggaactagaagcacaagcatttcgctacactcgcattaacatctgctaaccatgtgtatgtgacaaataaaatttgatttgatttgatttgatttgattttaaactgCACAAACCAGAGACACACAACCCCACTCAATGTCCCTCACACATTAGATTCACTCAGTGAAAAACAATAACCCAGAGAAAAAAAGCCTTTGGGAGGTTGTGGGGCGGTGTTGTGTGCTCCATGGAGTTGATCTAGAAATCTTTCTcagatatatttatttatttc encodes the following:
- the LOC118945292 gene encoding uncharacterized protein LOC118945292, whose amino-acid sequence is MIGTRFGQYDWDQGTVNTGFGQYDWDQWTVNTGFGQYDWDQWTVNTGFGQYDWDQWTVNTGFGQYDWDQWTVNTGFGQYDWDQWTVNTGFGQYDWDQWTVNTGFGQYDWDQWTVNTGFGQYDWDQWTVNTGFGQYDWDQWTVNTGFGQYDWDQWTVNTGFGQYDWDQWTVNTGFGHYDWDQWTVNTGFGQYDWDQWTVNTGFGQYDWDQWTVNTGFGQYDWDQWTVNTGFGQYDWDQWTVNTGFGQYDWDQWTVNTGFGQYDWDQWTVNTGFGQYDWDQWTVNTGFGQYDWDQWTVNTGFGQYDWDQWTVNTGFGQYDWDQWTVNTGFGQYDWDQWTVNTGFGQYDWDQWTVNTGFGQYDWDQWTVNTGFGQYDWDQWTVNTGFGQYDWDQWTVNTGFGQYDWDQWTVNTGFGQYDWDQWTVNTGFGQYDWDQWTVNTGFGQYDWDQWTVNTGFGQYDWDQWTVNTGFGQYDWDQWTVNTGFGQYDWDQWTVNTGFGQYDWDQWTVNTGFGQYDWDQWTVNTGFGQYDWDQWTVNTGFGQYDWDQWTVNTGFGQYDWDQWTVNTGFGQYDWDQWTVNTGFGQYDWDQWTVNTGFGQYDWDQWTVNTGFGQYDWDQWTVNTGFGQYDWDQWTVNTGFGQYDWDQWTVNTGFGQYDWDQWTVNTGFGQYDWDQWTVNTGFGQYDWDQWTVNTGFGQYDWDQWTVNTGFGQYDWDQWTVNTGFGQYDWDQWTVNTGFGQYDWDQWTVNTGFGQYDWDQWTVNTGFGQYDWDQWTVNTSKHSLPTFYFESVTFFTAARRSEFTHIFLLPLHH